One part of the Bacteroidia bacterium genome encodes these proteins:
- a CDS encoding class I SAM-dependent methyltransferase — MSIISDQRVYTTLNRLHDEASSEGFTIFKGLSKGVFRPLRPEDMKDAYLAISRDQGEYLYKLLLEKEFKNIVEFGTSFGISTLYLAIAARENGAKVITTELLPGKCRLAQQNFEEAGLAEWIDLREGDALETLKETPEQIDFLLMDGWNDLYLPLMELLEPRLKKGALIYADNASFPSAKPYLSYLRSKPEKYRSVRLQDAKGGSELTEVLK, encoded by the coding sequence ATGAGTATAATTTCAGATCAACGGGTATACACTACCCTAAACAGGCTTCATGATGAAGCTTCTTCCGAAGGATTCACTATCTTCAAAGGCCTTAGCAAAGGAGTTTTTCGCCCCTTGAGGCCAGAAGATATGAAGGATGCTTACCTTGCAATTTCACGTGATCAGGGAGAGTATTTGTACAAACTCCTTCTTGAGAAAGAATTCAAAAACATCGTCGAATTTGGAACCTCCTTTGGTATATCCACCCTCTACCTCGCTATTGCTGCAAGGGAAAATGGAGCTAAGGTGATCACAACTGAATTACTTCCGGGAAAATGCAGACTTGCCCAGCAGAATTTTGAAGAAGCAGGACTGGCAGAGTGGATAGACCTGAGAGAAGGGGATGCCCTGGAAACGCTAAAGGAAACTCCTGAGCAGATCGATTTCCTCCTCATGGACGGATGGAATGACCTCTATTTGCCCTTGATGGAGCTACTTGAGCCTCGCCTAAAAAAAGGAGCCTTGATTTATGCGGACAATGCCTCTTTCCCCAGCGCAAAACCCTATCTGAGCTACCTGAGGTCAAAGCCTGAGAAATACAGAAGTGTCCGGCTTCAGGATGCAAAAGGGGGATCTGAGTTGACGGAGGTTTTGAAGTAG